CGAGGCTAAAGAAAATTTCAACAAGGCCGAAGCTGCTTATAACAAAGTAAAAGAGCAAATAGCCATTAACGGCGGCGGCAACACAAGCGCCGGTGGCACCTTGGTTATCAAAGCGCCTGAAAGCGGTTTTGTGGTTGAGAAAAACATCACAGCAGGCAGCTTTATCCGCCCGGATAATAATAACGCCATGTTCACTATCTCCAACATGAAAGATGTTTGGATTTGGGCCAACGTTTTCGAATCAGACATTGCCAAGGTTAAAACCGGTTATACCGCAAGGGTTACTACCGTTGCTTACCCTGATAAAGTTTTTACTGGTAAGGTTGATGCCATCAGTTCGGTGCTTGATCCGGATAATAAGGTAATGAAAATCAAAATCGTGCTGCCAAATGATGGCATGTTGTTAAAGCCAGAAATGTTTACCAATGTGGTGATCAGCAATACAGATAAGGCACAATCGGTATCGGTACCCGCCAAAGCGGTAGTTTTTGATAACAGCAAAAACTTTGTAGTGATCTATAACAACAAATGCGACCTAAAACTGCGCGAAGTAAGCGTAATTAAAACGGTTGAGGATACCAGCTATATCGCTTCGGGCTTAAAACCGGGCGACAGGGTGATTTCAAAAAACCAATTGCTGTTGTACGATGCCCTTGCTGGTGACTAAGTATTAAGTCGAAAGTCATTAGTCGCAAGTTAAAAGCCTTTTTGGCAAGTTGAAGAACTCCTTTTCTCGACTTAAAACTTAAGACTAACGACTATAAACTTAACAGCTTAACCTAAAACTCAATACCGATTTAACAATGAACAAATTCATTAAAAATATAGTATATTTCTCGCTAAGGCACCGCTACTTCGTGTTTTTCATGACACTGATTACGGCTGTAATTGGCGTTTGGAGCTATACCAACACCCCTATTGAAACATTTCCGGATGTTACCAATACCCAGATCATTATTATAGCCCAGTGGCCGGGCCGCAGCGCCGAAGAAGTTGAAAAAATGATCACCATCCCCATGGAGACCGTTTTAAACTCGGTACAAAAAAAGGCTAACCTCCGTACCACTTCGGCTTTCGGTTTATCATACGTGCGTATCATTTTTGATGATGATGTGGATGATGCCTTTGCCCGCCAGCAGGTACTAAGCCGCCTGGGCAATGCCGATTTACCCGACGGTGTAAAACCAGAAGTTGAGCCGCCATACGGCCCTACAGGCGAAATTTATCGCTATACCTTAAAAAGCCGCACCAAGTCAATCCACGAGCTTACTGCTATACAGGATTGGGTGCTCGACCGCCAGTTTAAATCAGTACCCGGCGTTGCCGACGTGAACAGCTTTGGCGGCGAGGAAAAAACTTACGAAGTGAGTGTTAACCCTGCCCTGCTGCGTAAATACGAGCTAACCTCCCTGGATGTGTACAATGCCATTAACCGCAGTAATATTAACGTAGGCGGTGATGTGATTGAGAAAAACGACCAGGCTTATGTAGTACGCGGTATCGGTTTGATCAACAACATCGAAGAGATCCAGAACATCATTATCAAAAATGTAAATAACGTGCCTATCCTGGCCCGCGATATTGCCGAGGTTAAGGAAGCCGGTTTGCCCCGCCTTGGCCAGGTAAGCCGCGACAGGCAGAAAGACGTTATTGAGGGAATCATCGTAATGCGTAAAGGCGAAAACCCTGCCGAAGTTTTAGACAGGATCCGCGCCAAGGTTAAAGACCTGAACGAAAACATTCTGCCTAAAGACGTTAAGATAGATACTTTTTACGACCGTACCAACCTGATGGACTTTTGTACCGAGACGGTGATCCACAACCTGTTGGAAGGTATTGTACTGGTAACCGTAATCGTACTCTTGTTTATGGCCGACTGGCGTACCACCCTTACCGTGGTGATCATCATCCCGCTGGCCTTGCTGTTTGCCTTTATATGTATGCGCATAAAGGGCATGAGCGCCAACCTGCTCTCGATGGGCGCGGTAGATTTCGGGATTATTATAGACGGCGCGGTGGTGATGGTTGAGGGCATATTTGTGGCGCTTGATCATCGGGCCAAAGAAGTAGGCATGCAGAAGTTTAACGGCCTTGCCAAACTGGGTCTGTTTAAAAATGTAGGTGCCGAAATGGGCAAAGCCATCTTCTTTTCCAAACTCATCATCATTACCTGTTTGGTGCCCATCTTCGCTTTCCAGAAGGTAGAAGGTAAAATGTTTTCGCCGTTGGCTTACACGCTTGGTTTCGCGTTGCTGGGTGCGTTGATATTTACGCTTACCCTGGTACCGGCGCTTTCAAGTATCTTACTAAGCAAAAACGTAAAAGAGAAACACAACCCGGTTGTATTGTTTTTTGAAAACGGTATCCGCAAAATGTTTGGCTTTACCTATAAAAACCAAAAGCTGAGTTTAATTGTGGCTGTAGCCTTTATGGCGGTAACTTTCTTTTCTTTCAGATTTTTAGGATCGGAGTTTTTACCCGATTTGAATGAGGGCGCCCTTTGGGTTGAGGCCGAGCTGCCGATGAGCGTTTCGTTAAACGAGGCCGAAAGCATCAACCAGAAAATGATGCAGATCCTCGAAAAATTCCCCGAGGTAAAACAAACCCTTGCCCAGGTAGGCCGTACCAACGATGGTACCGACCCCAAAGGATTTTTCAACGTACAGATCCAGGTGGATTTGAAAAATAAAAAGGAATGGCCTAAAGGTTTAACCGAGGATGCGCTGATAGCCCAGATGGATGCCCAGCTCACCAAAATACCGGGTGCGGTATTCAACTACTCGCAGCCTATCCGCGATAACGTGGACGAAGCCGTTGCGGGTGTAAACGCGTCGTTAGCGGTTAAAATTTTCGGCCCGGATTTCAATACGCTCGATCGTAAGGCTGATAGTGTGATGAGCATTTTAAAAGGCGTTCAGGGCGTTGAAGATTTGGGTGTATTACGTAACCTTGGCCAGCCCGAGTTCAGGATCGAGCTCGATCAGCGTAAGATGGCGTTGTACGGCGTATCAACCGCCGATGCCAACTCGGTAATTGAAATGGCCATTGGCGGTAAAGCGGCTACCGAACTTTACGAGGGCGAACGCCATTTTGATGTACGGATCCGCTATCAAAAACAATTCAGGGATACACAGGATAAAATCGAAAACCTGATGGTACCTACACTTAACGGTTCGAAAATTGCCATTAAGGAGATTGCCTCTATTAAAACAACAACCGGTCCGGCGTTTATTTATCGTGATAACAACACCCGTTACATCGCGGTAAAATTCTCTATCCGCGGCCGCGATTTGGGCAGTACCATTGCCGAGGCGCAGCAGAAAGTTAACGCGCAGGTACACCTTGACCAGGGCTATTCATTTGCCTGGGCGGGCGAGTTTGAAAACCAGCAACGCGCTTCGGCTACCCTGGCGCACGTTGTGCCAATTTGTTTACTGGTGATCTTCCTGATATTGTTCATCACTTTTGGTAATGTAAAAGACGCGTTTTTGGTTATCCTGAACGTACCGTTCGCATTAATTGGAGGTATTCTGGCCCTGCATATTACAGGTACAAACTTCAGTATCTCGGCTGGCATAGGTTTCATCGCCTTGTTTGGGGTTTGTATCCAGAATGGAGTGATCCTGATCTCGGTATTTAAGAAAAACCTTGAAGAACATATGCCTTTGGATACCGCCATTATGGAAGGTGTAATATCACGTGTACGCCCCGTAGTGATGACGGCGTTAATGGCGGCCATCGGTTTGATGCCGGCCGCGGTTTCAACAGGTATCGGTTCTGAAACGCAGAAACCTTTAGCTATTGTAGTTATCGGTGGTTTGGTGACTTCCACCATCCTTACATTGCTGATATTACCTATTATTTACGCTATAGTTTACCGTTTAATTCACCGCAGGGAAAACCGCAAACTTTTGAAAAAAGTTGGGGTGATTAAGGGATAATTAAAAAAACGTAGAGACGCATAATTGCGTCTCCGATAGGACAAGCAGCCTTGCAAAGTCGTTTTCCTTTCATGAATTGCATACGGGAGACGCAATTATGCGTCTCTACATTAAAAAGAAAAAACAGCGATGAATCATGGATTCATCGCTGTTTTTTTATATGCTATCATAACAATAAAATAGTAACCGTAATGGTTAACAAATATTCATCGTAATTAATGTAATTTGTACCCATTCAAACAGAACTGGCCATAAACAATATGTCAATCATAAAACACGTATTTCGCTCATCTTTATCCATCGCCTTATTAACCGCCGTACCTTTCATCTCACCGGCACAAAAGAAAAAAGAAAAAGACAAGGATTACGCGCAACTGGTTGACCCGTTTATAGGTACCGGTGGGCATGGGCATACTTATCCCGGACCGGTCATGCCTTTCGGTATGGTGCAATTAAGTCCGGATACGAGATTGGAGGGTTGGGACGGCTGCTCCGGCTATCATTATACCGATAGTTTGGTTTACGGCTTCTCTCACACCCATTTAAGCGGAACCGGCGTACCTGATTATTGCGACGTACTGTTTATGCCCACCACCGGCGATCCGAAGTTTAAAAACACTGAATACCGCTCGCACTTCAGTAAAAAAAATGAAAACGCCACGCCGGGTTACTATCATACCCTGCTTGATAAATACAATATCGGCGTTGAACTAACAGCAACCACGCGGGTGGGTGTTCATCGCTATAGCTATCCATCAACAGATAAGGCCAATATTATTATCGATTTACAACATCGCGATGAGGTAGTGGATTCGTGGATGGAGGTAGTGAACGAACATGAAGTAAGGGGTTTCAGAATGTCGAAAGGATGGGCCGATAATCAGCCGGTATATTTTTATGCCAAATTTTCTAAACCTTTTAAAACCTATGGTATAGCGTTAAATAATGTAGTGCAAACCGGGCAAAACAAAGTTCAGGGTAAAAATGTGAAACTGTTTTTACAGTTTGATAACCCGGGCGAGGTGATCAGTAAAGTTGGGATTTCGGCAGTAAGCGCCGAAGGGGCTTTGAAAAACCTGGATGCCGAAGTGCCCGATTTCGACTTCAAAAAAATACAGAAAGATGCACGCATAGCCTGGAACCATGAGTTAAACAAGATTCAGGTAGAAGGCGGTGCTCCTGCCCCTGTTCCGCAAAGCCAGCCGGCGGCAGGTACAGGGCCATACAGCTACGCGCCTCCGGCCAAAAAAGTACCACAGGTTGACTATGCAAAAATAAAGCAAACCATATTTTACACCGCGCTTTATCACAGTATGATAGCGCCCAATATTTACAGCGATGTGGATGGGCAATACCGCGGCCT
The sequence above is a segment of the Mucilaginibacter celer genome. Coding sequences within it:
- a CDS encoding efflux RND transporter periplasmic adaptor subunit, translated to MMKRETLFSGISALLLLAACKGKTPPVVENKQVCVSDSMARMITIDTAKTTTIKNELSLSGEVSYDDNAVVKVFPFSGGQVLDVKVSLGDKVTKGQTLAIVRSADVAGNYTDLTSSKADVSIAKRQLEQAEYLYKNGISSERDYTEAKENFNKAEAAYNKVKEQIAINGGGNTSAGGTLVIKAPESGFVVEKNITAGSFIRPDNNNAMFTISNMKDVWIWANVFESDIAKVKTGYTARVTTVAYPDKVFTGKVDAISSVLDPDNKVMKIKIVLPNDGMLLKPEMFTNVVISNTDKAQSVSVPAKAVVFDNSKNFVVIYNNKCDLKLREVSVIKTVEDTSYIASGLKPGDRVISKNQLLLYDALAGD
- a CDS encoding efflux RND transporter permease subunit — translated: MNKFIKNIVYFSLRHRYFVFFMTLITAVIGVWSYTNTPIETFPDVTNTQIIIIAQWPGRSAEEVEKMITIPMETVLNSVQKKANLRTTSAFGLSYVRIIFDDDVDDAFARQQVLSRLGNADLPDGVKPEVEPPYGPTGEIYRYTLKSRTKSIHELTAIQDWVLDRQFKSVPGVADVNSFGGEEKTYEVSVNPALLRKYELTSLDVYNAINRSNINVGGDVIEKNDQAYVVRGIGLINNIEEIQNIIIKNVNNVPILARDIAEVKEAGLPRLGQVSRDRQKDVIEGIIVMRKGENPAEVLDRIRAKVKDLNENILPKDVKIDTFYDRTNLMDFCTETVIHNLLEGIVLVTVIVLLFMADWRTTLTVVIIIPLALLFAFICMRIKGMSANLLSMGAVDFGIIIDGAVVMVEGIFVALDHRAKEVGMQKFNGLAKLGLFKNVGAEMGKAIFFSKLIIITCLVPIFAFQKVEGKMFSPLAYTLGFALLGALIFTLTLVPALSSILLSKNVKEKHNPVVLFFENGIRKMFGFTYKNQKLSLIVAVAFMAVTFFSFRFLGSEFLPDLNEGALWVEAELPMSVSLNEAESINQKMMQILEKFPEVKQTLAQVGRTNDGTDPKGFFNVQIQVDLKNKKEWPKGLTEDALIAQMDAQLTKIPGAVFNYSQPIRDNVDEAVAGVNASLAVKIFGPDFNTLDRKADSVMSILKGVQGVEDLGVLRNLGQPEFRIELDQRKMALYGVSTADANSVIEMAIGGKAATELYEGERHFDVRIRYQKQFRDTQDKIENLMVPTLNGSKIAIKEIASIKTTTGPAFIYRDNNTRYIAVKFSIRGRDLGSTIAEAQQKVNAQVHLDQGYSFAWAGEFENQQRASATLAHVVPICLLVIFLILFITFGNVKDAFLVILNVPFALIGGILALHITGTNFSISAGIGFIALFGVCIQNGVILISVFKKNLEEHMPLDTAIMEGVISRVRPVVMTALMAAIGLMPAAVSTGIGSETQKPLAIVVIGGLVTSTILTLLILPIIYAIVYRLIHRRENRKLLKKVGVIKG